From one Stigmatopora nigra isolate UIUO_SnigA chromosome 8, RoL_Snig_1.1, whole genome shotgun sequence genomic stretch:
- the zbtb44 gene encoding zinc finger and BTB domain-containing protein 44 isoform X2, whose amino-acid sequence MGVKTFTHCSTSHSQEMLEKLNTLRNEGHLCDVTIRVQDKHFLAHKVVLACCSEFFRSKLLGRPEEEDKFVLDLHHVTVSGFAPLLEYAYTSTLSISTENIIDVLAAASYMQMFTVASTCSEFMKSSILWSPGNNSNSTLAANKTHESAPESASSNCALTPLDGSVSPVSSDCSVMERNVPVCRESRRKRKRFVTMASPESPLKCTTQMVTTSPQVPNPSPSFSDNATQPVESSLSFPWTFPFGIDRRFHSDKSKLPESPRCQEQATTVPSEVVVSRRLSDFLTCESSKAVSPPVPAEEEDVSVKVERLSDEEVQEASSHPVSASQSSLNDQQTVPGSEQVQEDLLISPQSSSIGSIDDSGVSEGLPSMQSTSNAGGHAEDDERLEGIQYPYHLYIGPSARPGVNGPDRPFQCPTCGVRFTRIQNLKQHMLIHSGIKPFQCDRCGKKFTRAYSLKMHRLKHEVISSCPTT is encoded by the exons ATGGGAGTTAAAACCTTTACCCATTGCTCGACATCCCATAGCCAGGAGATGCTCGAAAAGCTCAACACTTTGCGTAATGAAGGTCACTTGTGTGATGTTACCATCAGGGTACAAGACAAACATTTCCTGGCCCATAAGGTGGTCTTGGCCTGCTGCAGTGAATTCTTCCGGTCCAAACTGTTGGGTCGACCCGAAGAGGAGGACAAGTTTGTGTTGGATCTTCATCATGTGACAGTTAGTGGCTTCGCTCCTCTGCTGGAATACGCTTACACCTCTACGCTCTCCATCAGCACTGAAAATATTATTGATGTCCTTGCAGCTGCAAGTTACATGCAAATGTTCACTGTGGCTAGTACATGTTCAGAGTTCATGAAATCCAGTATTCTATGGAGTCCGGGTAATAATAGTAACAGCACACTTGCAGCTAACAAAACCCACGAATCAGCACCGGAGAGTGCCTCTTCAAACTGTGCCCTCACACCACTTGATGGCAGCGTGTCACCTGTCTCATCCGACTGTAGCGTAATGGAGAGAAACGTTCCTGTTTGCCGCGAATCGCGTCGGAAACGAAAGAGATTTGTAACCATGGCTTCGCCCGAGAGTCCTCTCAAATGCACTACACAGATGGTCACTACTTCCCCCCAGGTTCCCAATCCTTCCCCTTCGTTTTCAGACAACGCAACCCAGCCTGTGGAGTCTTCCCTATCCTTCCCGTGGACCTTTCCATTTGGCATCGATAGGAGATTCCATTCGGACAAATCCAAGCTCCCAGAGAGTCCTCGGTGCCAAGAGCAGGCAACAACAGTTCCTTCTGAGGTGGTGGTTAGTCGACGACTCAGTGACTTTTTGACGTGTGAAAGCTCTAAGGCAGTGTCGCCGCCTGTGCCGGCTGAAGAAGAAGATGTGAGCGTGAAAGTCGAACGCCTCAGTGACGAGGAGGTCCAAGAAGCATCCTCCCATCCTGTCAGTGCTTCCCAGAGCTCACTCAATGATCAACAGACGGTGCCAGGAAGTGAACAGGTTCAGGAGGACCTCCTCATCAGCCCACAGTCATCATCAATAG gatcaATAGATGATTCAGGCGTTTCGGAGGGCTTACCATCAATGCAAAGTACTTCTAATGCTGGAGGACATGCAGAGGATGATGAAAG ATTAGAGGGTATTCAATATCCCTACCACCTCTATATTGGCCCGTCGGCCAGGCCTGGTGTGAATGGCCCAGACAGGCCCTTTCAGTGTCCAACCTGTGGAGTTCGTTTCACACGGATTCAAAATCTGAAGCAGCATATGTTAATACACTCCG GCATTAAGCCTTTCCAATGTGACCGCTGTGGGAAAAAGTTCACACGGGCCTACTCCCTAAAGATGCATCGGCTGAAGCACGAAG TGATTTCCTCGTGCCCGACTACCTGA
- the LOC144200672 gene encoding colorectal cancer associated 2 has protein sequence MSGMLIFHPQSHPHTDKPRVYQGVRVKTTVKELLQRHRAREANRKKVKTVSQACSEFQDIFVSNLPSSYVEASTTPIVDPSTCGAPDVEQRHTSFSVLDMGCSNQAQESGFACTQQPFGEMMMPTDCYGGNNNSGGLYGAQPPPSFSTSWREDLASDSDNYGQGLGPSASPESLKLYSPLDPNSYSPQDSFSSSSTSSCYDSPTRMECNFISHASEHYHSQNCTLQDYYCLPQFWTNPQESFHSPEYSPYYPPTDYAYPCLAEENYSKSNFAMSTEMCYNVL, from the exons ATGAGTGGCATGCTGATTTTCCACCCCCAATCCCACCCCCATACAGATAAGCCAAGAGTGTATCAGGGAGTGAGAGTGAAGACTACAGTCAAAGAGCTGCTTCAGAGGCACAGAGCCCGCGAGGCCAATCGTAAAAAGGTCAAAACG GTGTCTCAAGCTTGCTCGGAATTTCAGGATATCTTTGTGTCCAACCTGCCAA GTAGCTACGTGGAAGCCTCCACCACCCCCATTGTGGACCCCAGTACATGTGGCGCTCCAGACGTGGAGCAGCGCCACACCTCCTTCTCAGTCCTCGACATGGGGTGCAGTAACCAGGCGCAAGAGAGCGGCTTTGCGTGCACCCAGCAGCCATTCGGGGAGATGATGATGCCCACTGACTGCTACGGTGGGAACAACAACAGCGGTGGTCTTTACGGCGCCCAGCCCCCACCCTCCTTCTCGACGTCCTGGAGGGAGGACCTCGCCTCGGATTCCGACAACTATGGCCAAGGGCTG ggACCCAGCGCTTCACCAGAGTCCCTGAAACTCTACAGCCCATTGGATCCCAACAGTTACTCGCCACAggattctttctcctcctcttccacttCCTCCTGCTACGACTCGCCCACCAGGATGGAGTGCAACTTCATTAGCCATGCCTCTGAGCACTACCACAGCCAGAACTGTACTCTCCAAGACTATTACTGCCTGCCTCAGTTCTGGACCAACCCACAGGAGAGCTTTCACTCACCTGAATATTCCCCTTACTACCCTCCCACAGACTATGCGTACCCCTGCCTCGCAGAGGAGAATTATTCCAAAAGTAATTTTGCCATGAGCACTGAAATGTGTTACAATGTATTATGA
- the zbtb44 gene encoding zinc finger and BTB domain-containing protein 44 isoform X1, with translation MGVKTFTHCSTSHSQEMLEKLNTLRNEGHLCDVTIRVQDKHFLAHKVVLACCSEFFRSKLLGRPEEEDKFVLDLHHVTVSGFAPLLEYAYTSTLSISTENIIDVLAAASYMQMFTVASTCSEFMKSSILWSPGNNSNSTLAANKTHESAPESASSNCALTPLDGSVSPVSSDCSVMERNVPVCRESRRKRKRFVTMASPESPLKCTTQMVTTSPQVPNPSPSFSDNATQPVESSLSFPWTFPFGIDRRFHSDKSKLPESPRCQEQATTVPSEVVVSRRLSDFLTCESSKAVSPPVPAEEEDVSVKVERLSDEEVQEASSHPVSASQSSLNDQQTVPGSEQVQEDLLISPQSSSIGSIDDSGVSEGLPSMQSTSNAGGHAEDDERLEGIQYPYHLYIGPSARPGVNGPDRPFQCPTCGVRFTRIQNLKQHMLIHSGIKPFQCDRCGKKFTRAYSLKMHRLKHEGKRCFRCQICSATFTSFGEYKHHMRVSRHIIRKPRIYECKTCGAMFTNSGNLIVHLRSLNHEASELANYFQSSDFLVPDYLSQVQEDEEVLGVQYELEAPQHHSVFASSTSTPTTFAASSSVSVISQVSSSTQSCGNSPGFISHDSMDPLEASASFKVNAGGSAATGEETKIDNRKGGNSPKVFDEEHHQNENNQAKELPSIAIE, from the exons ATGGGAGTTAAAACCTTTACCCATTGCTCGACATCCCATAGCCAGGAGATGCTCGAAAAGCTCAACACTTTGCGTAATGAAGGTCACTTGTGTGATGTTACCATCAGGGTACAAGACAAACATTTCCTGGCCCATAAGGTGGTCTTGGCCTGCTGCAGTGAATTCTTCCGGTCCAAACTGTTGGGTCGACCCGAAGAGGAGGACAAGTTTGTGTTGGATCTTCATCATGTGACAGTTAGTGGCTTCGCTCCTCTGCTGGAATACGCTTACACCTCTACGCTCTCCATCAGCACTGAAAATATTATTGATGTCCTTGCAGCTGCAAGTTACATGCAAATGTTCACTGTGGCTAGTACATGTTCAGAGTTCATGAAATCCAGTATTCTATGGAGTCCGGGTAATAATAGTAACAGCACACTTGCAGCTAACAAAACCCACGAATCAGCACCGGAGAGTGCCTCTTCAAACTGTGCCCTCACACCACTTGATGGCAGCGTGTCACCTGTCTCATCCGACTGTAGCGTAATGGAGAGAAACGTTCCTGTTTGCCGCGAATCGCGTCGGAAACGAAAGAGATTTGTAACCATGGCTTCGCCCGAGAGTCCTCTCAAATGCACTACACAGATGGTCACTACTTCCCCCCAGGTTCCCAATCCTTCCCCTTCGTTTTCAGACAACGCAACCCAGCCTGTGGAGTCTTCCCTATCCTTCCCGTGGACCTTTCCATTTGGCATCGATAGGAGATTCCATTCGGACAAATCCAAGCTCCCAGAGAGTCCTCGGTGCCAAGAGCAGGCAACAACAGTTCCTTCTGAGGTGGTGGTTAGTCGACGACTCAGTGACTTTTTGACGTGTGAAAGCTCTAAGGCAGTGTCGCCGCCTGTGCCGGCTGAAGAAGAAGATGTGAGCGTGAAAGTCGAACGCCTCAGTGACGAGGAGGTCCAAGAAGCATCCTCCCATCCTGTCAGTGCTTCCCAGAGCTCACTCAATGATCAACAGACGGTGCCAGGAAGTGAACAGGTTCAGGAGGACCTCCTCATCAGCCCACAGTCATCATCAATAG gatcaATAGATGATTCAGGCGTTTCGGAGGGCTTACCATCAATGCAAAGTACTTCTAATGCTGGAGGACATGCAGAGGATGATGAAAG ATTAGAGGGTATTCAATATCCCTACCACCTCTATATTGGCCCGTCGGCCAGGCCTGGTGTGAATGGCCCAGACAGGCCCTTTCAGTGTCCAACCTGTGGAGTTCGTTTCACACGGATTCAAAATCTGAAGCAGCATATGTTAATACACTCCG GCATTAAGCCTTTCCAATGTGACCGCTGTGGGAAAAAGTTCACACGGGCCTACTCCCTAAAGATGCATCGGCTGAAGCACGAAGGTAAACGCTGTTTCCGGTGCCAGATTTGTAGTGCCACATTCACGTCCTTCGGTGAATATAAGCACCACATGAGGGTCTCCCGACACATAATCCGCAAGCCGCGGATTTATGAGTGCAAAACGTGTGGCGCCATGTTCACCAACTCTGGCAATTTAATTGTACACCTGAGGAGTCTGAACCATGAGGCATCTGAACTAGCAAACTACTTCCAGAGCAG TGATTTCCTCGTGCCCGACTACCTGAGCCAGGTGCAGGAGGACGAGGAGGTGCTGGGAGTTCAATATGAATTGGAAGCACCCCAACACCACTCGGTCTTTGCCAGCAGCACCTCCACACCCACTACCTTTGCTGCCTCATCCTCAGTCTCCGTCATCTCCCAGGTCTCCTCCTCCACCCAGAGTTGCGGGAACTCACCTGGCTTCATTTCCCACGATTCCATGGATCCATTGGAAGCGTCGGCCTCATTTAAGGTAAATGCTGGCGGAAGTGCTGCCACAGGTGAGGAGACTAAGATAGACAACAGAAAAGGAGGCAATTCACCTAAGGTCTTTGATGAAGAGCACCATCAGAATGAGAATAATCAGGCCAAGGAGTTGCCTTCAATCGCAATAGAGTGA
- the pou2af2 gene encoding POU domain class 2-associating factor 2 isoform X2: MSGSHVLPSYYGMRRPFISDSDFGPSTKQFSSDVYPSTYGGRTLGCDKSGFSLIDTYYADTFSEYRNTAANFSSSGGSFLPSSALSSLLPPPFTGESSHVYMRDSWEQSVSEPVPQAELLCPDNLASVSVPSSDSQESPSHPSQGSSMGLASSSQSYTLHSLEDANYYLLTSTNSYVAPPSTFPSPAYLNSDPVSKIVTEDAVDTHSGLPLNVDTHTCWDKEDTVSAWSSYELRKAF, from the exons ATGTCAG GCTCTCATGTGTTACCCAGCTACTATGGTATGAGGCGTCCTTTCATATCAGACTCGGACTTTGGCCCATCTACCAAGCAGTTTTCATCAGATGTATACCCGTCCACCTACGGAGGCAGAACACTGGGCTGTGATAAATCTGGCTTTTCTCTTATTGACACCTACTACGCTGACACTTTCAGTGAATACCGCAACACTGCTGCCAACTTCTCCAGCTCTGGTGGATCTTTCTTGCCTTCTTCGGCCCTATCGTCTCTTTTGCCTCCTCCCTTCACTGGAGAGTCATCACATGTATATATG aGAGACTCATGGGAGCAATCTGTTTCAGAGCCAGTTCCTCAGGCAGAACTTCTATGCCCAGATAACTTAGCTTCTGTCAGTGTCCCCTCGTCAGACTCCCAGGAGAGCCCCTCCCATCCAAGCCAAGGCTCATCCATGGGCCTGGCATCCAGCAGCCAGTCCTACACCCTTCACTCCCTGGAGGATGCAAACTATTACCTTTTAACTTCCACCAACTCCTACGTAGCACCACCTTCCACTTTCCCGAGTCCTGCTTATTTGAACAGCGACCCGGTGTCCAAAATTGTCACAGAGGATGCAGTCGACACCCATAGTGGTCTTCCTCTAAATGTGGACACTCATACTTGCTGGGACAAGGAGGACACAGTGAGCGCCTGGTCTTCCTACGAGCTAAGAAAAGcgttctga
- the pou2af2 gene encoding POU domain class 2-associating factor 2 isoform X1, whose protein sequence is MDTEYSKRVYQGVRVKHTVKDLLAEKRSRQTNAPRYSSGSTTPPSFVQMSGSHVLPSYYGMRRPFISDSDFGPSTKQFSSDVYPSTYGGRTLGCDKSGFSLIDTYYADTFSEYRNTAANFSSSGGSFLPSSALSSLLPPPFTGESSHVYMRDSWEQSVSEPVPQAELLCPDNLASVSVPSSDSQESPSHPSQGSSMGLASSSQSYTLHSLEDANYYLLTSTNSYVAPPSTFPSPAYLNSDPVSKIVTEDAVDTHSGLPLNVDTHTCWDKEDTVSAWSSYELRKAF, encoded by the exons ATGGACACTG aaTACTCAAAGAGAGTGTACCAGGGGGTTCGTGTCAAGCACACAGTCAAAGACCTGTTGGCAGAGAAACGATCCCGCCAGACAAACGCGCCGAGGTACAGT aGTGGTTCAACAACCCCACCATCTTTTGTCCAGATGTCAG GCTCTCATGTGTTACCCAGCTACTATGGTATGAGGCGTCCTTTCATATCAGACTCGGACTTTGGCCCATCTACCAAGCAGTTTTCATCAGATGTATACCCGTCCACCTACGGAGGCAGAACACTGGGCTGTGATAAATCTGGCTTTTCTCTTATTGACACCTACTACGCTGACACTTTCAGTGAATACCGCAACACTGCTGCCAACTTCTCCAGCTCTGGTGGATCTTTCTTGCCTTCTTCGGCCCTATCGTCTCTTTTGCCTCCTCCCTTCACTGGAGAGTCATCACATGTATATATG aGAGACTCATGGGAGCAATCTGTTTCAGAGCCAGTTCCTCAGGCAGAACTTCTATGCCCAGATAACTTAGCTTCTGTCAGTGTCCCCTCGTCAGACTCCCAGGAGAGCCCCTCCCATCCAAGCCAAGGCTCATCCATGGGCCTGGCATCCAGCAGCCAGTCCTACACCCTTCACTCCCTGGAGGATGCAAACTATTACCTTTTAACTTCCACCAACTCCTACGTAGCACCACCTTCCACTTTCCCGAGTCCTGCTTATTTGAACAGCGACCCGGTGTCCAAAATTGTCACAGAGGATGCAGTCGACACCCATAGTGGTCTTCCTCTAAATGTGGACACTCATACTTGCTGGGACAAGGAGGACACAGTGAGCGCCTGGTCTTCCTACGAGCTAAGAAAAGcgttctga